GTTCCCGTAAGTGGGCAGGGCACGACGGAAATCAGCAATACGCTTTCCGGCCCATTTAACAACATGGGGGCTCCGGGTTCTAAAAGCTACCACCTGCTTGCGCCGGGCTACGGCAATGTCGCAGGGGTGGAGGCAGGCCTTGCCAATCCGTATTACGCCCGTTTTGCCTCCGGGCCCACAGCTACTATCCTGGGGGATGCGGCCGCCCAAAATGCGACCTTTTTTACCCTGTGGATTGGTTCCCAGGATGTCCTGGGGTATGCCAGATCGGGTGGTTCCGGGGTGGACCAGACCGGCAACCTGGATCCGTCTACCTACGGCAGCGAAGATATTTCCGACCCGAATGTAGTGGCCGGATCCATCGATGCCATCCTGCAGACGATGACGGCGAACGGAGCAAAAGGTGTACTGGCCAACATCCCGGATGTAACCACGGTACCGTTCTTTACCGCGGTACCCCACAACCCGGTACCCCTTGACCAGGCAACCGCGGACTTGTTGAACAACGCCTACGCCGCATATAACGGGGGGCTGGCACAACTCCAGGGCCTGGGTGTGATAAGTGCCGAAGAAGTGGCCCGCCGGACAATTTCCTTCCAGGCTGGCGAAAGCAATGCCGTGGTCCTGATCGATGAGGACCTTACGGACCTGACGAGTTTCAACCCGGCATTGATCAACATGCGGCAGGCCACCGAGGAGGACCTGCTGGTCTTCACTTCCCAAACGATTATCGGGACGCTGGCCAACCCCCAGGATCCGACCAGTATCAACGGGGTGGCCGTTCCCCTGGCCGACGAGTGGGTACTCACCCCCGAGGAACAACTGGCGGTCCAAACCGCTACAGCCGCCTATAACCAGGCCATCGCAGGCCTCGCCCAGCAATACGACCTGGGCCTGGTGGATGTCAACGCCTACCTGACCACGGTAGCAACTACCGGCATTACCCTGTCGGATGGCAGCACGGTGACCGCGGAGTACGCCACCGGCGGCGGATTCTCCCTGGACGGGGTGCATCCCTCCCCCCGGGGCTATGCCTTGCTGGCCAACCAGTTCATCGCGGTGATCGAGGCAAAATACGGGGCAGAACTCCCGGAAATCGATCCGTTGGCGTATACCGGACTTTATATCAATTAGGAAATTGACAAATTGACAAATTCAACCCAATGAAATTCATCCTCCGCCTCCTGCTCAGCGCCCTCGCCGTGGTGATCCTCTCAAAGATCCTGCCCGGGGTGTCCGTGGCCTCCTACGGCATCGCCATCCTGGTGGCCGTGGTGCTCAGCCTGCTGAATTTTATCGTCAAGCCCCTGTTGATCATCCTCACCCTGCCGGTGACCATCCTGACACTGGGGCTGTTCCTGCTGATCATCAACGCCCTGATCATCCTGATGGCCGATGGGCTTATTACCGGTTTTGCGGTGGACGGCATCTGGTGGGCATTGCTTTTTTCCCTCCTGCTCTCCATCCTCCAATCCCTGCTATTCTCCTTTCTCAAGGAAGAGAAGA
This genomic window from Robiginitalea biformata HTCC2501 contains:
- a CDS encoding SGNH/GDSL hydrolase family protein; the encoded protein is MKKHLLFLAFSGLFLLSCSDDDTIVNPGPQDPDPVNYTSGSADFSTYVALGNSLTAGYSDAALFIDGQEASYPNMLAGSFAEAGGGAFTIPFMADNLGGATLGGTPILGNRLILDFSSGDPTPVPVSGQGTTEISNTLSGPFNNMGAPGSKSYHLLAPGYGNVAGVEAGLANPYYARFASGPTATILGDAAAQNATFFTLWIGSQDVLGYARSGGSGVDQTGNLDPSTYGSEDISDPNVVAGSIDAILQTMTANGAKGVLANIPDVTTVPFFTAVPHNPVPLDQATADLLNNAYAAYNGGLAQLQGLGVISAEEVARRTISFQAGESNAVVLIDEDLTDLTSFNPALINMRQATEEDLLVFTSQTIIGTLANPQDPTSINGVAVPLADEWVLTPEEQLAVQTATAAYNQAIAGLAQQYDLGLVDVNAYLTTVATTGITLSDGSTVTAEYATGGGFSLDGVHPSPRGYALLANQFIAVIEAKYGAELPEIDPLAYTGLYIN
- a CDS encoding phage holin family protein; translation: MKFILRLLLSALAVVILSKILPGVSVASYGIAILVAVVLSLLNFIVKPLLIILTLPVTILTLGLFLLIINALIILMADGLITGFAVDGIWWALLFSLLLSILQSLLFSFLKEEKK